Proteins encoded by one window of Arachis hypogaea cultivar Tifrunner chromosome 1, arahy.Tifrunner.gnm2.J5K5, whole genome shotgun sequence:
- the LOC112804625 gene encoding GDSL esterase/lipase At4g16230-like: MLVVAYGNNNNNVKKPTLFIFGDSTFDVGTNNFLKSIAKANILYNGIDFLHSIPTGRFSNGYNTADQIARQFGYMESPPPFLVLAKHPYSFKRNILGGANFASAGSGILRETGKKQWGEVTFLEEQVQQFKFVREKINEKLGEEKACRFVSNALFLISIGSNDLFDFARNETSIRNPQQYLASLQATYFIHIKNIYLLGARKFGILSIPPIGCCPAVTSQNKGNCLKPLNDLATAFYSATNTLLQQLSSELLGFKYSLGNTFLMTKTLLDTPSTFGLKETKSACCGIGYLNGQGPCNKTAGANLCFDRKDHLFWDWFHPSERASQLAAQTLVHGKSKDFVTPINLSQLARA; this comes from the exons ATGCTAGTAGTAGCTTatgggaataataataataatgtgaagAAACCAACATTATTCATATTTGGAGATTCAACTTTTGATGTTGGAACCAACAATTTTCTAAAAAGTATAGCAAAGGCTAACATCCTCTACAATGGGATTGATTTCCTTCATTCAATTCCCACTGGAAGGTTCAGCAATGGCTATAACACTGCTGACCAAATTG CGAGGCAATTTGGTTATATGGAAAGTCCACCACCATTTTTGGTTTTGGCTAAGCATCCATACAGTTTCAAGAGGAACATACTTGGTGGTGCAAATTTTGCCTCAGCAGGTTCTGGAATTCTTAGAGAAACAGGCAAGAAGCAATGG ggAGAGGTGACATTCCTTGAGGAACAGgttcaacaatttaaatttgtgCGTGAGAAAATCAATGAGAAATTGGGAGAAGAAAAAGCTTGTAGATTTGTTTCAAATGCTTTGTTTCTAATTAGCATTGGAAGCAATGATCTCTTTGATTTTGCACGTAATGAAACTTCCATTCGCAACCCACAACAATATTTGGCTTCTCTTCAAGCCACCTACTTCATCCATATAAAG AATATATATTTATTAGGAGCTAGAAAATTTGGGATACTAAGTATTCCACCCATTGGATGTTGTCCGGCTGTTACTTCTCAGAATAAAGGAAACTGTTTGAAACCGCTCAATGATTTAGCAACTGCTTTCTATTCCGCCACTAATACTCTTCTTCAACAATTGAGTTCTGAATTGTTAGGGTTTAAGTATTCACTTGGCAACACTTTTCTAATGACCAAAACCTTGCTAGACACACCATCCACTTTCG GGTTGAAGGAGACAAAATCAGCATGTTGTGGAATTGGATACTTGAATGGGCAAGGTCCATGCAACAAAACAGCTGGTGCCAATCTATGTTTTGATAGAAAGGATCACTTGTTTTGGGATTGGTTTCATCCAAGTGAGAGAGCTTCTCAATTGGCTGCACAAACACTTGTTCATGGAAAGTCAAAAGACTTTGTGACTCCAATTAATTTGAGCCAATTAGCTAGGGCTTAA
- the LOC112804779 gene encoding GDSL esterase/lipase At5g33370-like — translation MVSKLRIDCSDLKYSIANAYDITNLTMIDDPAPIGLNDVKTACCGNETLTLTIPPSPIGVACSPQASVCENRDVFLFWDQYHPTEYASSIAALAFFTAGPEFVSPFNFSTLAQF, via the exons ATGGTCTCAAAATTAAGAATAGATTGCTCTGATTTGAAGTACTCAATTGCAAATGCTTATGACATTACTAATCTTACAATGATTGATGATCCTGCTCCTATTG GGTTGAATGATGTGAAAACAGCATGCTGTGGAAATGAAACTCTGACATTAACAATACCACCAAGTCCAATTGGAGTGGCATGCAGCCCTCAAGCAAGTGTGTGTGAAAACCGAGATGTGTTCTTGTTTTGGGATCAGTATCATCCAACTGAATATGCTTCTTCCATTGCTGCCCTTGCTTTCTTCACTGCTGGACCTGAATTTGTTTCTCCCTTCAATTTTAGCACACTTGCTCAATTTTAA
- the LOC140179662 gene encoding uncharacterized protein yields MEKRKNLYWTPCAAPCIDLMLEDFEKKLALHKDTIAKGRRLTTYIYSRTSLIFLLQQYTKGRDLVRSGYYLNPQIQYSPNFKVEYDVKKRLYDCLDILVVDPALIIIIDSQLEDFKNKAKFFSTDVVKNALKTKTPSQWWDSYGDEHPELQKFTIRVLSLTCSSSGCECNWSAFEMINF; encoded by the exons TTTGATGCTTGAAGATTTTGAGAAGAAGCTAGCTCTTCACAAAGACACCATTGCCAAAGGAAGAAGACTTACCACTTACATATATTCTAGGACTTCTCtaatttttcttttgcaacaataCACCAAAGGAAGAGATTTGGTGAGATCAG GCTATTATTTGAATCCACAAATTCAATATAGTCCTAATTTTAAGGTTGAGTATGATGTTAAGAAAAGACTTTATGATTGTTTGGATATACTTGTAGTAGATCCTGCACTCATTATAATTATTGATAGTCAACTTGAAGATTTCAAGAATAAGGCTAAATTTTTTAGTACAGATGTAGTCAAGAATGCTCTCAAAACCAAAACACCTTCACAATGGTGGGATTCTTATGGGGATGAACATCCAGAACTTCAAAAGTTTACTATCCGTGTCTTGAGCTTGACTTGTAGTTCATCGGGATGTGAGTGTAATTGGAGTGCTTTTGAGATGATAAACTTTTAA